The Grimontia kaedaensis genome has a window encoding:
- a CDS encoding LysR family transcriptional regulator — MLDKMAFFIYVIRTGSISSAARQFNVSVSAGSRWLQELEQHFGTTLCHRSNRLLEATPAGQTLYEEFSPIVDRAERISRKLEGFQDHEKGHINIACTPVYANHYLMDKITEYSRLNPKVTFNINVTPWAIDHASTSDLMISANARFQGYREKDLMLVKRELLASPFVVVASPNYTEKQGLPTQPEDLQDHACLVATTLTGSNEWIFQKGVETIVMKVPKTIEVNDSDLLLRGVTQGAGVAYLPQFVTEPAIENGALVPLMQDFETSTWSLNLYYHPSGVASPVAGKFKDFLLEKPC, encoded by the coding sequence ATGCTCGATAAAATGGCGTTCTTTATCTATGTGATCCGCACTGGGTCAATTTCCTCTGCAGCCCGCCAGTTTAACGTTTCAGTGTCGGCAGGCAGTCGCTGGCTTCAGGAGCTAGAGCAGCATTTTGGCACTACACTTTGCCATCGCTCCAACCGCCTTTTAGAAGCCACCCCGGCTGGCCAGACGCTTTATGAAGAGTTCTCGCCCATTGTCGACCGAGCCGAACGCATCAGCCGTAAGCTGGAAGGCTTTCAGGATCATGAGAAAGGCCACATCAATATCGCCTGCACGCCGGTTTATGCCAACCATTACCTGATGGATAAAATCACCGAATATTCCAGACTCAACCCGAAAGTGACGTTCAATATCAATGTTACGCCTTGGGCGATCGACCACGCCAGCACCAGCGATTTGATGATCAGTGCTAACGCGCGGTTTCAGGGTTATAGAGAAAAGGACCTTATGTTGGTTAAGCGGGAACTGTTGGCCTCCCCCTTTGTGGTCGTCGCTTCTCCCAACTACACCGAAAAGCAGGGCTTACCCACGCAACCGGAAGATTTGCAGGATCATGCCTGTCTGGTGGCAACGACACTCACTGGCAGTAACGAATGGATTTTCCAAAAAGGTGTGGAAACCATCGTCATGAAAGTGCCGAAAACCATTGAAGTGAACGACAGTGACCTATTGCTTCGTGGTGTGACTCAAGGGGCTGGCGTGGCTTATCTGCCGCAGTTTGTGACTGAACCTGCGATTGAAAATGGCGCGCTTGTCCCGCTGATGCAAGACTTTGAAACCAGTACTTGGAGTCTTAATCTCTATTATCACCCCTCTGGGGTTGCCTCTCCTGTTGCCGGCAAGTTTAAGGACTTTCTGCTGGAAAAACCCTGCTGA
- a CDS encoding acetyl-CoA C-acetyltransferase: protein MERIFIVAAKRTPIGSFNGSLASLSGVDLGAHAMRAVVEQAGIEPEHIDEVIVGNVLTGGVGMGPGRQAAIKAGVPDTVPAYTLNMICGSGMKAIMDGASHIRAGDAKLVLTCGMESMSNAAYVTSGKIRRGIRMGHQMQEDSIIKDGLTDAFHHYHMGVTAENVATQCNISREAQDKFALKSQKKAVNAIEKGHFAAEISPITVAERKRQFEVKDDEYPKANATLEGLQALRPAFDKLGSVTAGNASGINDGASAILLASESAVKQHNLTPLAELVEYGQGALAPEIMGLGPVSAVANTLKKAQMTIEDIDVFELNEAFAAQALGVIQGLAEAHHVDEHWLLERSNLSGGAIALGHPIGASGNRIVTTLVYQLQRTEKDYGLASLCIGGGMGTALILKRC, encoded by the coding sequence ATGGAACGCATCTTTATTGTGGCGGCAAAGCGCACGCCAATCGGGAGCTTTAACGGTTCTCTGGCGTCACTATCAGGCGTTGATCTCGGCGCGCACGCGATGAGAGCGGTGGTTGAGCAAGCGGGAATTGAACCTGAGCACATTGACGAAGTGATTGTCGGTAACGTGCTGACAGGTGGCGTTGGCATGGGGCCGGGCCGACAAGCCGCTATCAAGGCGGGCGTGCCAGATACGGTCCCTGCTTATACCCTCAACATGATTTGTGGCAGCGGCATGAAAGCGATTATGGACGGTGCCAGCCATATCCGCGCCGGTGACGCTAAACTTGTGCTGACCTGCGGCATGGAAAGCATGTCTAATGCCGCTTACGTAACGTCAGGGAAAATCCGTCGTGGCATTCGTATGGGTCATCAAATGCAGGAAGACAGCATCATCAAAGACGGTTTGACTGATGCCTTCCATCACTATCACATGGGCGTGACGGCTGAAAACGTCGCGACCCAATGCAATATCAGCCGTGAGGCGCAGGATAAATTCGCCCTAAAGAGCCAAAAGAAAGCGGTTAACGCCATCGAAAAAGGCCACTTTGCTGCTGAAATCTCTCCAATCACTGTTGCTGAGCGCAAACGTCAGTTTGAAGTGAAAGACGACGAATACCCAAAGGCCAATGCCACCTTAGAAGGCTTGCAGGCACTTCGTCCAGCGTTCGATAAACTAGGCAGCGTTACTGCAGGTAACGCATCCGGTATCAACGATGGTGCTTCGGCCATCCTGCTGGCATCAGAAAGTGCGGTGAAGCAACACAATCTTACGCCTCTGGCAGAGCTGGTGGAATACGGCCAAGGTGCGCTTGCCCCCGAAATCATGGGACTCGGCCCAGTTTCTGCAGTCGCTAATACGTTGAAAAAGGCCCAAATGACCATCGAGGACATTGACGTATTCGAACTGAACGAAGCCTTTGCTGCGCAAGCTTTGGGTGTGATTCAGGGGTTGGCAGAAGCACACCATGTCGATGAACACTGGTTGCTAGAGCGCAGCAACCTTAGCGGCGGGGCGATAGCCCTTGGTCATCCCATCGGTGCGTCTGGCAACCGGATTGTCACCACGCTGGTTTACCAGCTGCAACGTACCGAGAAGGACTACGGCCTTGCCTCCTTGTGTATCGGTGGCGGTATGGGCACTGCTCTCATCCTGAAACGTTGCTGA
- a CDS encoding CoA transferase subunit A: MKKAATAQQIESLLHDGMTIMIGGFMATGAPERLIDLLIKKDIKDITLITTDTGSPGRGASRLIAEKRVKKLYASHIGTNPETGKQMNDGTLEVELVPQGTLAERIRSGGAGLGGVLTPTGLGTIVAENKRVIEVDGKAYLLETPLKADLALIRGSKVDRRGNVFYSKTTQNFNPLMATAAETVIVEPEQLVGLGDIEPEAVHTPSIFVDHILVDNSYVGQRSVEDNQ; the protein is encoded by the coding sequence ATGAAAAAAGCTGCGACCGCACAACAGATAGAAAGCCTTTTGCACGATGGCATGACCATTATGATTGGAGGCTTTATGGCAACAGGCGCTCCAGAGCGTCTCATTGATCTTCTGATCAAAAAAGACATAAAAGACATCACTTTGATCACCACAGATACTGGCTCTCCTGGTCGAGGTGCAAGTCGCCTTATTGCAGAGAAGCGGGTGAAGAAGCTGTATGCCTCTCATATCGGCACCAACCCGGAAACGGGCAAGCAAATGAACGACGGCACGCTTGAAGTCGAGCTGGTTCCCCAAGGTACGCTGGCAGAACGTATTCGAAGCGGCGGTGCGGGTTTGGGTGGCGTGCTTACGCCTACGGGGCTTGGCACCATTGTGGCGGAGAACAAACGGGTGATTGAAGTCGATGGCAAAGCCTACCTGCTGGAGACGCCGCTGAAAGCGGATTTGGCACTGATCCGGGGTTCGAAAGTCGATCGTCGTGGGAACGTCTTTTACAGCAAAACGACCCAGAACTTTAACCCGTTAATGGCGACTGCAGCAGAGACAGTAATTGTTGAGCCAGAGCAGCTTGTTGGGCTTGGCGATATAGAGCCAGAAGCCGTTCATACGCCAAGTATCTTTGTTGATCACATCCTTGTTGATAACAGCTATGTCGGTCAGCGCTCAGTGGAGGACAACCAATGA
- a CDS encoding 3-oxoacid CoA-transferase subunit B — MTAQLDKDTVRHRIAWRVAREMKDGDIVNLGIGLPTLVANHVDKDVELLLQAENGLLGIDQLACEATKDADLVNAGGQHITAVDGACYFNSADSFAIIRGGHVDATVLGALQVDECGNLANWIIPGKMVPGMGGAMDLVVGAKKVIVAMEHTVKDQPKLLKQCSLPLTAANQVNLIVTEMGVFEINESGMVLTELAPEFSIDEVQAATEATLLVSPNLRPMQLPTS; from the coding sequence ATGACAGCGCAACTGGATAAAGACACCGTTCGCCACCGCATTGCATGGCGTGTTGCCCGTGAGATGAAAGACGGCGATATCGTGAACCTTGGCATTGGCCTGCCAACGCTGGTGGCGAACCATGTCGACAAAGACGTCGAGTTGCTGCTTCAAGCCGAGAACGGTCTGCTAGGTATCGATCAACTGGCATGCGAAGCCACCAAAGATGCCGATTTGGTCAATGCAGGCGGCCAGCATATTACCGCCGTTGATGGTGCCTGTTACTTCAACAGTGCCGACTCGTTTGCCATTATTCGTGGTGGTCATGTTGATGCGACGGTGCTGGGGGCGCTACAAGTCGATGAGTGCGGGAATCTCGCTAACTGGATTATCCCAGGGAAAATGGTGCCCGGCATGGGTGGCGCGATGGATTTGGTCGTCGGTGCGAAGAAGGTGATTGTTGCCATGGAGCACACGGTGAAAGACCAGCCGAAACTGCTGAAACAGTGCTCATTGCCTCTGACTGCTGCCAATCAGGTGAATTTGATTGTGACGGAAATGGGCGTGTTTGAAATCAATGAGAGCGGCATGGTTCTGACTGAGCTTGCGCCAGAGTTTTCCATTGACGAGGTGCAGGCTGCCACCGAAGCGACACTGTTGGTGTCACCGAATTTACGACCGATGCAATTACCTACAAGCTAA
- a CDS encoding IclR family transcriptional regulator, whose protein sequence is MSKTDYQVQSLAKGLDIIELFDAEHRILSTNDFAERLGVSQSSIYRIVQTLLDKNYLRKVARNAYTLGPQVVSRGFSFLAGQDLVDIAAPHLKKLRDDTSISCHLAIRDGLETLYIYRAQASQRLSVNIPLGTRLPCHTNAMGRILLQQLSDIELSAVYQSIHLDMYPKPHPQTFPELKHLLATEKKQGFALNRSDNATAIAAPITDYLGNIIAAINISGAEQIMDKRHQFETAKESLLCTAKAISCEAPA, encoded by the coding sequence ATGAGCAAAACGGACTATCAGGTTCAGTCCTTGGCAAAGGGGTTGGATATCATCGAACTCTTCGATGCGGAACACCGAATTCTAAGCACCAATGATTTTGCTGAGCGTTTGGGTGTCAGCCAGTCGTCTATCTACCGGATCGTCCAAACTTTGCTCGATAAGAACTACCTTCGAAAAGTCGCCAGAAACGCCTATACCTTGGGTCCTCAGGTGGTTTCGCGGGGATTTTCTTTTTTGGCTGGACAGGATTTAGTCGATATTGCAGCCCCTCACCTAAAGAAGCTGAGAGATGACACCAGTATCTCCTGTCATTTGGCAATAAGGGACGGCCTGGAAACGCTATATATATACCGGGCACAAGCTTCACAAAGGCTGTCAGTCAATATTCCTCTAGGAACCCGATTACCTTGCCATACCAATGCAATGGGTCGAATTTTGCTTCAACAACTGAGCGACATTGAACTAAGCGCGGTTTATCAATCGATTCACCTGGATATGTACCCTAAACCCCACCCTCAGACCTTTCCTGAACTTAAACACCTGCTTGCAACAGAAAAGAAACAGGGCTTCGCCTTGAATCGCTCCGATAACGCAACAGCGATTGCTGCGCCCATCACTGATTATTTGGGTAACATCATTGCAGCCATCAACATTTCTGGCGCTGAGCAAATTATGGATAAGCGGCACCAATTTGAAACGGCTAAAGAGAGTCTACTCTGCACCGCCAAAGCCATTTCCTGCGAAGCACCTGCTTAG
- the purU gene encoding formyltetrahydrofolate deformylase codes for MQESKEFILKATCDASSGILAAVTSYLAGLSCYISELHQFDDEENGNFFMRAVCRIESPDIDLEMIREGFEEQVSRFHMDWEFFDIDKPMRVLIMVSKFDHCLKDLLYRHENGELPMEVTAVVSNHKDLRPIVERAGIRFIWLPINSENKPRQEAALLDVIQETDTELVILARYMQILSDELCKKLHGKAINIHHSFLPSFKGAKPYHQAHARGVKLIGATAHYVTSDLDEGPIIQQSVQPVGHTYSSDRLVAVGRDTETIALAQAVRLHLEHRVFMYGNKTVVFQ; via the coding sequence ATGCAAGAGTCAAAGGAGTTTATTCTCAAGGCAACGTGTGATGCATCGAGTGGGATTCTTGCGGCAGTCACTTCCTATTTGGCGGGTCTTAGCTGCTATATCTCTGAGCTGCATCAGTTTGATGATGAAGAAAATGGTAATTTCTTTATGCGTGCCGTGTGTCGGATTGAATCACCGGATATTGATCTGGAGATGATCCGAGAAGGATTTGAAGAACAGGTCAGTCGTTTCCATATGGACTGGGAATTTTTCGATATCGACAAGCCTATGCGCGTGCTCATCATGGTGAGTAAGTTCGACCATTGTTTGAAGGACCTGCTCTACAGACACGAAAATGGCGAGTTGCCAATGGAAGTGACCGCGGTTGTTTCCAACCATAAAGATCTGCGACCAATTGTTGAGCGAGCCGGTATTCGTTTTATCTGGCTACCTATCAATTCTGAAAACAAGCCGAGACAAGAAGCTGCACTTTTGGATGTCATCCAAGAGACAGATACTGAGCTTGTTATCCTTGCCCGTTACATGCAGATCCTCTCAGACGAACTTTGTAAAAAGCTTCACGGTAAAGCCATCAATATCCATCATTCATTCTTACCAAGTTTTAAAGGTGCCAAGCCTTATCATCAGGCGCATGCCCGCGGTGTGAAGCTGATTGGTGCCACGGCGCATTACGTCACCTCTGACCTTGATGAAGGTCCAATCATTCAGCAGAGCGTGCAGCCTGTCGGCCACACTTATTCTTCAGACAGATTAGTGGCGGTTGGCCGGGATACCGAAACCATCGCACTCGCGCAGGCTGTCAGGCTTCATCTCGAACATCGCGTGTTCATGTACGGTAACAAAACCGTCGTCTTCCAATAG
- the folD gene encoding bifunctional methylenetetrahydrofolate dehydrogenase/methenyltetrahydrofolate cyclohydrolase FolD — MSVNVIDGRQLAERLVEEMAEEVKARTGRGYQQPGLAVVLVGEDPASAIYVRNKIRTAEKAGLHSVVTHLNASCSQQALDKVVTELNERDDIDGILVQLPLPAHLSEERIINLVTPEKDVDGFHPMNVGQLATGQAHLVPCTPLGCLEILKREVGDLSGKHAVVVGRSNIVGKPMASLLLQANCTVTVVHSKTMDAANLCKQADILVVAVGVPELVDSAWVKPGAVVLDVGINAIEKDGKRKLMGDVDFADVADICKAITPVPGGIGPMTIACLIKNTLVAAKQRGVKQPVVKAR; from the coding sequence GTGTCTGTGAATGTCATTGATGGCCGTCAGCTAGCCGAGCGTTTGGTTGAAGAGATGGCTGAAGAAGTGAAAGCCAGAACTGGACGGGGATATCAGCAACCTGGGCTGGCAGTGGTGTTGGTGGGAGAAGATCCCGCCAGTGCCATTTATGTTCGCAACAAAATCCGGACCGCTGAAAAAGCAGGGCTGCATTCGGTGGTTACTCATTTGAACGCATCTTGCTCTCAGCAGGCGCTTGATAAGGTAGTGACTGAGCTGAATGAGCGTGATGATATCGATGGCATTCTGGTTCAACTCCCTTTGCCTGCGCATCTCTCAGAAGAACGCATTATCAACCTGGTCACACCTGAAAAAGATGTAGACGGTTTTCACCCCATGAACGTCGGGCAATTGGCAACAGGACAAGCGCATCTTGTCCCTTGCACGCCTCTAGGCTGCCTTGAAATTCTGAAAAGGGAAGTCGGCGACTTGTCGGGGAAACATGCGGTTGTCGTAGGTCGTTCCAATATCGTAGGCAAGCCCATGGCGAGCCTGCTACTTCAAGCCAACTGCACTGTCACCGTGGTGCATTCAAAAACGATGGATGCTGCCAATCTCTGCAAACAAGCCGATATCCTCGTGGTCGCTGTGGGCGTGCCCGAGCTGGTGGATAGTGCATGGGTTAAACCTGGTGCCGTGGTTTTGGATGTCGGCATCAACGCCATTGAAAAAGACGGCAAACGCAAGCTGATGGGAGACGTTGACTTTGCGGATGTCGCTGATATCTGCAAAGCAATAACCCCTGTCCCGGGAGGCATTGGCCCTATGACTATCGCTTGCCTTATCAAAAACACACTGGTTGCAGCGAAACAGCGGGGCGTCAAACAGCCTGTTGTCAAAGCACGTTAA
- a CDS encoding FAD-dependent oxidoreductase, producing the protein MPFSLLKYGLTNDYPFEKEADLPVPSDLKRHYDVVIIGGGGHGVATAYYLAKYHGITNVAILEKGYLGGGNTARNTAVIRSNYLTSEGVKFYSESVKLFQNLSNEFDFNIMYSSRGQLTLAHTDATVRSFRQRKEVNKHFGGRTELIDPQQIRELVPTLNMNPADMPILAGLWHIDGATARHDAVAWGYAKGATQRGVELHQLTEVTGVNTSNGKVVSVETNRGTVGCGCVVQAVAGHSSIVAGMAGFRMPLTSYPLQAMVTTPVKPFLNPLVSSSALHCYVQQTGRGEIVFGGGSDPYPLYNTRSTLDLKESLIASAIEMFPFMANFKLLRQWAGTTDMTSDYSPIMGLSPVDNYYLDAGWGTWGFKSTPICGKTMSELVASGGKVPELIAPFSMDRFDVFRQVNEMGATAASH; encoded by the coding sequence GTGCCTTTTTCACTTTTAAAATATGGTCTAACGAATGACTATCCCTTTGAGAAGGAAGCGGATTTACCAGTTCCCAGCGATCTAAAGCGTCATTATGACGTGGTGATTATTGGTGGTGGTGGACACGGTGTTGCTACCGCCTATTACCTTGCCAAATATCACGGCATTACCAATGTTGCGATTCTCGAAAAGGGCTATTTGGGTGGAGGGAATACGGCAAGGAACACCGCCGTTATCCGCTCTAACTACTTAACGTCAGAAGGCGTTAAGTTCTACAGTGAGTCCGTCAAATTATTCCAGAACCTCTCCAACGAATTTGATTTTAACATCATGTACTCCTCCCGCGGACAACTGACGCTGGCTCACACTGATGCCACCGTTCGCTCGTTCCGGCAGCGTAAGGAAGTGAATAAACATTTTGGCGGAAGAACAGAGCTTATTGACCCGCAGCAAATACGCGAATTAGTGCCGACCTTGAACATGAACCCGGCGGACATGCCGATTCTGGCGGGGCTTTGGCATATTGATGGCGCGACTGCAAGGCATGATGCGGTGGCTTGGGGGTATGCAAAAGGTGCAACCCAGCGTGGCGTTGAGCTGCACCAGTTAACGGAAGTGACAGGTGTTAATACTTCGAACGGGAAGGTCGTCTCTGTTGAAACCAACCGGGGCACCGTTGGGTGCGGTTGTGTGGTGCAGGCCGTCGCCGGGCATAGCTCGATTGTTGCCGGGATGGCGGGTTTTCGAATGCCCCTTACCAGTTACCCACTTCAAGCCATGGTCACCACCCCCGTTAAACCGTTCCTCAATCCTCTAGTCAGTTCTTCAGCCCTGCATTGCTACGTTCAACAAACCGGCCGTGGGGAAATTGTCTTTGGTGGTGGGTCTGATCCTTATCCGCTTTATAACACCCGATCGACGCTGGATCTCAAAGAGAGCTTGATAGCCAGCGCGATTGAAATGTTCCCTTTCATGGCGAATTTCAAGTTGCTTCGACAGTGGGCAGGCACGACAGACATGACCAGTGATTACAGCCCGATCATGGGGTTGAGCCCGGTCGATAACTACTATCTGGACGCTGGGTGGGGAACGTGGGGATTTAAGTCAACACCGATTTGCGGAAAAACCATGTCCGAACTGGTGGCCTCAGGTGGAAAAGTGCCAGAGCTGATTGCGCCATTCTCGATGGATAGATTCGACGTGTTCCGACAGGTAAACGAAATGGGGGCTACGGCCGCAAGCCACTAG
- a CDS encoding sarcosine oxidase subunit delta, with the protein MKIMPCPLNGPRNINEFVYGGEVKAMPNHHECSDKAWAEYVFYADNNIKVVQEWWFHSASGYWFIAERHTASDEIIDTYDPSEIFTKRVSFDAAPNQGQGGKQ; encoded by the coding sequence ATGAAGATAATGCCATGCCCCTTGAACGGTCCAAGAAACATCAATGAGTTTGTCTACGGTGGGGAAGTGAAAGCCATGCCAAACCATCATGAGTGTTCTGACAAAGCGTGGGCCGAATACGTTTTTTATGCTGACAACAACATAAAAGTCGTTCAGGAATGGTGGTTCCACAGTGCGTCCGGTTACTGGTTTATTGCTGAAAGACACACAGCCTCTGACGAGATCATTGATACCTATGATCCAAGCGAGATTTTCACAAAAAGAGTCTCTTTTGATGCCGCCCCTAACCAAGGACAAGGAGGAAAGCAATGA
- a CDS encoding 2Fe-2S iron-sulfur cluster-binding protein, whose protein sequence is MTDANRLAPPMGSLISRARRVRFQFEGTSYIGFDGDTVASALVAHDHWLLSRSFKYHRPRGPLSMAGQDANTLVQLPQEANVLADRIGIAESPVVMGQNYNGSLEKDADAILEKVGRFMPVGFYYRAFYKPKGIWDKWEPIIRKKAGLGVADLDFEPTYHDKAYLFCDVMVVGAGPAGLNAAITAAENGAEVILVDENKQLGGALTYHRFDIDGEMTDEMLNAFRSIVNDHPKIRVMTDAVCNAWFADNYLPVQTGNRMYKIRAKQCIVASGEFEQHVVFRNNDLPGVVLCSAAMRLMKHYAVRPGKKSVVLTGNDDGYLTAIELAEQGVDVVSIVDMRQSPPRKDLGDSVKSLGIPVIPGSTVYEATAKNNHLSAVDVYSINEDYGVEQKVSTIPCDLLCMSAGYMPTYQLLCQAGAQLSYDDKSARFTLKNLPKNLHIAGSVNGIHELDKVIADGQRAAYQCLKKLGLQKQGLSEVTAINIQCDIPTNFPWPIFPHPKGKDFVDFDEDLQSKDIINATRLGYRDIQLVKRFSTVGMGPSQGRHSALPSARLVAMATDRTVSETGVTTARPPFIPEKLAYLAGRIFNPVRKTPMHERHESLGAQFMPAGAWRRPAYYGEASQRNALIQDEASAVRQNVGIIDVSTLGGIEVCGPDAPEFLNRMYTFAFVKQPVGRTRYAVLTNEQGVVIDDGVACRLAEDHYYVTATTSGVDAVYRDMKKWNAQWRLDVDIANVTSAFSAVNVAGPNARKVLEKVCHDVDFSPEAFPYLEYREGHIEEMPVRLMRVGFVGELGYEIHMPTLFALNIWDILMEAGEAFSMRPFGVEAQRLLRLEKGHIIVGQDTDGMSHPGELSLGWAIAKAKPFYVGSRSVDIVMRREQTRKLVGFKLDKSSPKPEEGHLVLDKAGADSSITGNVTSCEYSTTLDAYIGLAFVGIDQQEKGTLIPIRVDGKEVWPEVVPLPFYDPEGERQEVN, encoded by the coding sequence ATGACGGATGCAAATCGACTAGCGCCTCCAATGGGGTCTTTGATTTCACGCGCTCGGCGTGTGCGGTTTCAGTTTGAAGGTACTAGCTATATCGGGTTTGATGGCGATACGGTCGCAAGTGCCTTGGTTGCTCACGATCATTGGCTACTGTCCCGATCGTTCAAATATCACCGGCCGCGCGGACCACTCTCAATGGCTGGTCAGGATGCAAATACTCTGGTTCAACTGCCGCAAGAAGCCAATGTGTTGGCAGACCGGATAGGTATTGCAGAATCACCGGTGGTAATGGGGCAAAACTACAACGGGTCACTGGAAAAAGACGCCGATGCAATATTAGAAAAAGTGGGTCGGTTCATGCCCGTCGGCTTTTACTATCGCGCTTTCTATAAACCTAAAGGCATTTGGGACAAATGGGAGCCGATCATCCGGAAAAAAGCAGGCTTGGGCGTTGCTGATTTGGACTTTGAGCCAACTTACCACGACAAGGCCTATTTGTTCTGTGATGTGATGGTGGTAGGGGCGGGTCCAGCGGGCCTGAATGCTGCCATTACTGCGGCAGAAAATGGAGCAGAAGTCATCCTTGTTGATGAAAACAAACAGCTCGGCGGTGCACTGACTTACCACCGATTTGATATTGATGGTGAGATGACAGATGAAATGCTGAATGCTTTTCGTTCGATCGTGAATGATCATCCGAAAATCCGTGTGATGACAGATGCGGTCTGCAATGCTTGGTTTGCAGATAACTATTTGCCAGTACAGACGGGTAACCGTATGTACAAAATCAGGGCCAAACAGTGCATTGTCGCTTCGGGTGAATTTGAGCAGCACGTGGTGTTCAGGAACAATGATCTCCCAGGCGTAGTGCTGTGCAGCGCAGCCATGAGATTGATGAAGCACTACGCCGTCAGGCCAGGCAAAAAATCCGTTGTGTTAACCGGAAATGATGATGGGTATCTAACGGCTATTGAGTTGGCAGAGCAGGGTGTCGATGTTGTTTCTATCGTCGATATGCGCCAATCTCCACCGCGAAAAGATCTGGGTGATAGCGTGAAATCTTTGGGTATCCCCGTCATCCCCGGCTCGACGGTTTACGAGGCGACAGCAAAAAATAACCACCTGTCAGCGGTGGACGTATATTCGATCAACGAGGATTACGGTGTCGAACAAAAAGTCTCGACTATTCCTTGTGATCTGCTTTGTATGTCTGCGGGATACATGCCAACTTACCAACTGTTGTGTCAGGCAGGTGCCCAGCTAAGCTACGACGATAAATCAGCGCGGTTCACTCTGAAAAATCTCCCGAAAAATCTGCACATCGCGGGCTCAGTGAATGGCATTCATGAACTTGATAAGGTCATAGCAGACGGACAACGAGCGGCTTACCAGTGTTTGAAAAAACTTGGTTTGCAAAAGCAGGGCCTTTCAGAGGTTACTGCCATCAATATTCAATGTGATATCCCAACTAACTTTCCGTGGCCAATATTTCCTCATCCCAAAGGAAAAGACTTCGTTGATTTTGATGAAGACCTCCAATCTAAAGACATCATCAACGCCACACGTTTGGGCTATCGGGATATTCAGCTGGTTAAGCGATTTTCCACTGTAGGAATGGGCCCTTCACAGGGGCGTCACTCCGCATTGCCCAGCGCACGTTTGGTGGCCATGGCTACAGACAGAACCGTGAGTGAAACGGGCGTAACGACTGCCAGGCCACCGTTTATCCCAGAGAAACTGGCTTATTTAGCAGGTAGGATTTTCAATCCCGTGCGTAAAACCCCAATGCATGAAAGACACGAAAGTCTCGGGGCGCAATTTATGCCTGCTGGCGCATGGCGACGTCCCGCTTATTACGGGGAAGCATCGCAACGCAATGCGCTGATTCAGGATGAAGCTTCTGCAGTGAGACAGAATGTCGGGATCATTGACGTCAGCACACTGGGTGGTATCGAAGTTTGCGGGCCTGATGCGCCGGAGTTCCTGAATCGCATGTACACCTTTGCCTTTGTGAAACAACCTGTTGGTAGAACCCGCTATGCTGTGCTGACCAACGAACAGGGTGTGGTGATTGATGACGGTGTCGCATGCCGGCTTGCAGAGGATCACTACTATGTCACGGCAACAACCAGCGGTGTCGATGCGGTTTATCGTGATATGAAAAAGTGGAATGCGCAATGGCGGCTGGATGTCGATATTGCCAACGTGACCTCGGCGTTTTCAGCAGTCAATGTAGCGGGCCCTAACGCGCGAAAAGTGCTTGAGAAAGTCTGTCACGATGTGGATTTTTCCCCCGAAGCTTTTCCTTATCTTGAATATCGGGAAGGGCACATCGAAGAGATGCCAGTGCGACTGATGCGTGTCGGATTTGTCGGAGAGTTGGGCTATGAAATTCATATGCCGACCCTGTTTGCGCTCAACATCTGGGACATTCTGATGGAAGCCGGTGAGGCGTTCAGCATGCGGCCGTTTGGGGTGGAAGCGCAGCGACTGCTGAGGCTGGAAAAAGGCCATATCATCGTAGGACAGGACACCGATGGCATGTCTCACCCCGGTGAACTTTCATTGGGATGGGCGATCGCAAAAGCCAAGCCGTTTTATGTCGGTTCACGCTCGGTAGATATCGTGATGCGCCGCGAGCAAACCCGCAAGCTGGTTGGCTTTAAGCTCGACAAGTCGTCACCTAAGCCAGAGGAAGGACATCTGGTGTTGGATAAAGCAGGAGCGGATTCCAGCATCACGGGGAATGTCACCTCCTGTGAATATTCGACCACCTTGGATGCCTACATCGGACTGGCGTTCGTGGGTATTGACCAGCAAGAAAAGGGAACCTTAATCCCTATCCGCGTGGACGGAAAAGAAGTGTGGCCGGAAGTCGTCCCATTGCCATTTTACGATCCGGAAGGTGAACGACAGGAGGTCAATTAA